The following are encoded together in the Cololabis saira isolate AMF1-May2022 chromosome 5, fColSai1.1, whole genome shotgun sequence genome:
- the LOC133443665 gene encoding tripartite motif-containing protein 16-like isoform X2, protein MAQQENQLDPVKFSCSICLDLLKDPVTIPCGHSYCLKCIKDFWDEGEKKLPSCPQCRRTFIPKPELLKNTMLADLMEELKKTGLQAAPADHCYAGPEDVACDVCSGRKLKAVKSCLVCLASYCQKHLQPHRDSSTFKKHQLVDPCHNTVSVAAERTERQREMEVRRQQIQQQIQDREKDVKLLQQEVEAIDQSADKTVEDSEEMFTELISLLQKRSSEVKQQIRSQQETEVRRVRELEEKLQQEITDLKRRDAEMKQLRDTKDHSHSSSISIRPLRYFQDVAAAVSEVRDRLQDILRDTWTNVSLAVADVDVLLSQPGPEPEPEPEPTSRAGFLKYSCEITLDPNTVNTDLLLSEQNRKVTRMNQRHSYSDHPDRFTGYYLQVLSRESLTGRHYWEVETAGLNDVAVSYKNISRSGGETAFGFNDKSWSLYCSSDSYVFMYNRIQTSVSGPRISRIGVYLDHRAGVLSFYSVSGTMTLLHRVQTSFIRPLHAGVRINEFFGGSAEFCKLK, encoded by the exons ATGGCGCAGCAGGAAAACCAGCTCGACCCAGTTAAATTCTCTTGTTCCATCTGTTTGGATCTTTTAAAGGATCCGGTGActattccctgtggacacagttaCTGTCTGAAGTGTATTAAGGACTTCTGggatgaaggagagaagaaactcCCCAGCTGTCCTCAGTGTCGACGCACATTTATTCCGAAGCCTGAGCTGCTGAAAAACACCATGTTAGCTGATTTAATGGAGGAACTGAAGAAGACTGGACtccaagctgctcctgctgatcactgctatgctggacctgaAGATGTGGCCTGTGATGTCTGCTCTGGAAGGAAACTGAAAGCTGTCAAGTCCTGTTTGGTCTGTCTGGCCTCTTACTGCCAGAAACACCTCCAACCTCACCGTGATTCATCTACATTCAAGAAACACCAGCTGGTGGATCCCT GCCACAACACAGTCTCAGTTGCAGCAGAAAGGactgagaggcagagagagatggaggtgagacggcaacagatccagcagcagatccaggacagagagaaagatgtgaagctgcttcagcaggaggtggaggccatcgatcagtctgctgataaaacagtggaggacagtgaggagatgttcactgagctgatctctctcctccagaaaagaagctctgaggtgaagcagcagatcagatcccagcaggaaactgaagtgaggagagtcagagagctggaggagaagctgcagcaggaaatcactgacctgaagaggagagacgctgagatgaagcagctcagAGACACCAAGGACCACTcacactcctccagcatcagcatccgtcctctcag GTACTTTCAGGACGTGGCAGCAGccgtgtcagaggtcagagatcgactacaggacatcctgagagacacGTGGACAAACGTCTCACTGGCCGTCGCTGAcgtggatgttttactgtcacaaccaggaccagaaccagaaccagaaccagaaccaacgagcagagctggattcttgaaatattcatgtgaaatcactctggatccaaacacagtaaacacaGATCTGTTACTGTCAGAGCAGAACAGAAAGGTGACTCGGATGAACCAACGTCATTCTtattctgatcatccagacagattcactGGTTATTATCTTCAGGTTCTgagtagagagagtctgactggacgtcattactgggaggtggagacAGCAGGTTTAAATGAtgtagcagtttcatacaagaatatcagcagatcaggggGGGAAACTGCATTTGGATTTAATGATAAATCTTGGTCACTATATTGTTCCTCAGACAGTTATGTATTCATGTACAACAGAATCCAAACCTCCGTCTCAGGTCCTCGGATCTCCAGAATAGGAGTTTAcctggatcacagagcaggagttctgtccttctacagcgtctctggaaccatgaccctcctccacagagtccagacctccttCATTCGGCCGCTCCACGCTGGAGTCAGGATTAACGAGTTTTTTGGAGGATCAgctgagttctgtaaactcAAATAA
- the LOC133443665 gene encoding tripartite motif-containing protein 16-like isoform X1 — translation MAQQENQLDPVKFSCSICLDLLKDPVTIPCGHSYCLKCIKDFWDEGEKKLPSCPQCRRTFIPKPELLKNTMLADLMEELKKTGLQAAPADHCYAGPEDVACDVCSGRKLKAVKSCLVCLASYCQKHLQPHRDSSTFKKHQLVDPCKNLQDNICPRHGEVMKMFCRTDQKCICYLCSVDEHKGHNTVSVAAERTERQREMEVRRQQIQQQIQDREKDVKLLQQEVEAIDQSADKTVEDSEEMFTELISLLQKRSSEVKQQIRSQQETEVRRVRELEEKLQQEITDLKRRDAEMKQLRDTKDHSHSSSISIRPLRYFQDVAAAVSEVRDRLQDILRDTWTNVSLAVADVDVLLSQPGPEPEPEPEPTSRAGFLKYSCEITLDPNTVNTDLLLSEQNRKVTRMNQRHSYSDHPDRFTGYYLQVLSRESLTGRHYWEVETAGLNDVAVSYKNISRSGGETAFGFNDKSWSLYCSSDSYVFMYNRIQTSVSGPRISRIGVYLDHRAGVLSFYSVSGTMTLLHRVQTSFIRPLHAGVRINEFFGGSAEFCKLK, via the exons ATGGCGCAGCAGGAAAACCAGCTCGACCCAGTTAAATTCTCTTGTTCCATCTGTTTGGATCTTTTAAAGGATCCGGTGActattccctgtggacacagttaCTGTCTGAAGTGTATTAAGGACTTCTGggatgaaggagagaagaaactcCCCAGCTGTCCTCAGTGTCGACGCACATTTATTCCGAAGCCTGAGCTGCTGAAAAACACCATGTTAGCTGATTTAATGGAGGAACTGAAGAAGACTGGACtccaagctgctcctgctgatcactgctatgctggacctgaAGATGTGGCCTGTGATGTCTGCTCTGGAAGGAAACTGAAAGCTGTCAAGTCCTGTTTGGTCTGTCTGGCCTCTTACTGCCAGAAACACCTCCAACCTCACCGTGATTCATCTACATTCAAGAAACACCAGCTGGTGGATCCCTgtaagaacctgcaggacaacatctgcccccgtcatggtgaggtgatgaagatgttctgtCGTACTGATCAGAAGTGTATCTGCTATCTCTGCTCTGTTGATGAACATAAAGGCCACAACACAGTCTCAGTTGCAGCAGAAAGGactgagaggcagagagagatggaggtgagacggcaacagatccagcagcagatccaggacagagagaaagatgtgaagctgcttcagcaggaggtggaggccatcgatcagtctgctgataaaacagtggaggacagtgaggagatgttcactgagctgatctctctcctccagaaaagaagctctgaggtgaagcagcagatcagatcccagcaggaaactgaagtgaggagagtcagagagctggaggagaagctgcagcaggaaatcactgacctgaagaggagagacgctgagatgaagcagctcagAGACACCAAGGACCACTcacactcctccagcatcagcatccgtcctctcag GTACTTTCAGGACGTGGCAGCAGccgtgtcagaggtcagagatcgactacaggacatcctgagagacacGTGGACAAACGTCTCACTGGCCGTCGCTGAcgtggatgttttactgtcacaaccaggaccagaaccagaaccagaaccagaaccaacgagcagagctggattcttgaaatattcatgtgaaatcactctggatccaaacacagtaaacacaGATCTGTTACTGTCAGAGCAGAACAGAAAGGTGACTCGGATGAACCAACGTCATTCTtattctgatcatccagacagattcactGGTTATTATCTTCAGGTTCTgagtagagagagtctgactggacgtcattactgggaggtggagacAGCAGGTTTAAATGAtgtagcagtttcatacaagaatatcagcagatcaggggGGGAAACTGCATTTGGATTTAATGATAAATCTTGGTCACTATATTGTTCCTCAGACAGTTATGTATTCATGTACAACAGAATCCAAACCTCCGTCTCAGGTCCTCGGATCTCCAGAATAGGAGTTTAcctggatcacagagcaggagttctgtccttctacagcgtctctggaaccatgaccctcctccacagagtccagacctccttCATTCGGCCGCTCCACGCTGGAGTCAGGATTAACGAGTTTTTTGGAGGATCAgctgagttctgtaaactcAAATAA